From Daucus carota subsp. sativus chromosome 6, DH1 v3.0, whole genome shotgun sequence:
TGAGTTGCTTACTGcgacattttattaaatttagtttttgATTTTGCATGTTGACCTGAACTGTGGATGAAGCTATCAGCACACCAAGTACCACAAACGTAAGTTCATATTTGAACATCATTTAGGAGTTGAATGCGGTTTATTCTTTGCTGTATTTTCTTTGACAGTagtgaaaattttgttttacaaGCATACAGTACACAGATATACAGAGTttctgtattttatattattataatagttaGAGCTTGGAATatattgattattatattagctgCTTAAGCATTTGGTTGCACAATACGATATAAGCTCTTGGCTTTATTGAGAAAATGTGACGAAATTGATTACTGAATACAGATATCTAAGATCTACCTCCAATTTAGAGACTCAGATCCTATCTAAGATGCTAAATGAATTAAGTACTGAATCCACAGTTTTATAATATCTTCTACTTGTCAGGACTGACCTTATCAAACACGCTCTACTTTTTGTCTCATTGTCAGCAATTTTAATGAGactattacttaaaatagaattatctaattaattcaATCAATAAGaacataaatattagatttttctGATTAGATATTTGCCCTTATTGGACCAATTATCTGTTGCAGAAACTAAGAACCAGTGGGCACGTGATGATCCTGCTTTTGTCGTGATCTGCAGTCTACTTCTGGCTGTTTCAACCATGGCTTATTGTGCAGCGtaagttttgtttttgttttctattaaaCCTTCAACAAAGTCACCATCTCAGAATCACTAAATCTTGAACTCTATTGGCATTTTGTTGTCCAGATATTCTTGAAATAACTTCCCTAAATAACTTGTGTATGGAGAATTGTAACTATAGTAATGTATTTGGACTTGGAAGTTGAAAGGTTCTCACTGCTTTTGCATTTCTGACTTGAACATAattcttcttgtttcttttgttttggTGATGACAAATTACATTTAATTCATCCAAAAAGAATAGATACAACTACAATACATTAGTAACTGTTGGTATGTTTTCTAATATAGATTGTCTGATTCTTAATCTGCTTTGTGTGTTAATTTGTTACAGGTACGATCACAGTGCAGGCCATGCTGTTTTTGTTGTCATTTCAGTATTGCTTTTCCATTTTTTAGTTACTGGAGCACTTTTGGCTACGTGTGGTTGGTAAGAATGGCTTTTATTGGAGAAATTATACACTATGCAGTATGCACTAGCATCTTAGTTTCACTTGTTGCTGATATTTCTTTGATTATGCAGTGATATTTTCTTTTGATTATGCAGTACACAATAATTCACATGCACTAGTTCATCTTCTTTGAATTTTATGTTAAAGTGTCTTATCAATTATTTGCGAAACTTAATTTCATAGAAACAAGCTTTAGGGAATCTTAGGTTGTATAGTTTTACATATTAGAGGAAATTATGGAAAACAAATCATTTATTTAGAGAGTTGATCATAGCATTGTGCAGGTTCCTGACCAACACCTACCTTCGAGAGGAAGCGCCGAACAGTCATGTTGTGGAGCAGCGTGTTGAATGGTAAGTTTAAATGGAAATGCATTGTATGTGTCTGAAATGTTGCATATAAATGGATGAAAGCAGTAGTTTGTGCAGTTTTCTACTAGGATTAGATGGTTCTTTTAGTCTTACCATGTGGATGCAAAGCGCAGAAAAACAAGATAATGTATTTTTTCAATGTTTTATCGCGAGGTGTTCCACCAACTAGATAGGGCCAAACTGGAACTATTGCTTGCACACTTGTAATAATAGCAGTGTTTGCAGTCCACACAGTTGAGTCAAGTGGCACTTTGTGTACAATTTTATACATGTGATTTCTGTGGATTTCTTTGTATGTTCAGTAGTAATTAATCATTTGCATATTTCAGTACTAACTGGGCTATTTTGTAGTGAAGGCTGTATGCTTTTGACGTTCACTGCAATTCTTTCTTCCCAATGTTTGTTGTACTTTATGGTACGTGCATTGACGTTCTATCAGAAACTTTAAAGACTTAGATCCTATATATGGAGACTTGGAGTAACACTTGCATGTATTTCCGTGGCAGTgatacattattttttatcacCCCTCTTGGTTGCGCATGGATTCATTCCAGTCCTGTTGTCAAATCTGCTTTTGATGGTGGCAGCTTCCTATTATCACTACCTCAACTTCTTAGGATATGATGGTAAGTTAAATATATTTCTCCCAAGCAAGCATTTCAGAGGATTGATGGAAATATGTTGTTTCTTGCTTTGCATGTCAGacaattattgttttaaaatagtAGTTTTCTAATTGAGCAAACAAGACATGTGTATAGAGATCATATATTAATTCCTCATAATTATCTCTGGCTACTTGATGATACACATTACATGTCGGTTTCAGTAATCAAAGATCTAGAGAATACATTTGGTCAAGACATTTTTGTAATATAAGACATAAGAGGCCAAACGATAGGGTTGTTGGAGTGAAAAAAGTTGGTCTATGTAGGAATTATGTAGAagctatattattattttgctgCAACAACTTGCTATCTCAGTTATACTATATGTGATATGatgaaattttgtttttaacttgCTTCCAAAACTGTGCAAGTTACCTAATTTTTGTCTTTCGCTGATTGAAAGGTATAAGATTATCATGCTGCTTCTTGAACTTAACGCATTTGGTCCAAAGTTTCTTTCCAAATAATTGTATTGTCATGTTATGGTGGTATTAGAAGACCCTGGTAAAGTGCTTTTATTAAAAGGCTTTATGTATTAGTACTGAGACGGCCAATTTCTTGTTGCAGTACTTCCATTTTTGGAGAAGACGACTTTCTTCTTGTACCCAATCGGTTTTGTAATCATCCTTTCACCTATTTGTGAGTATTCTTCACTTCTTACTGTTATTTCCTTCAGTTCAGTTGTAGATCAAAGTCTAACTTCTTCAACTTAATAGTGATTTTGAGCGGCTTCAATCCATCAAGATATTTCATGAACATTTACTTCAGTAGATGGTTGTGATATCCAATAGATAACTCACACACAGCATATCCTCAATTCCACATTGTCAAGAAGATTTTCTGTGATGGGGGGAGGTGGATAAGTTCAGACTCCGCATGAACTTTAGAAGACAATCTATGAACGAAAAGCGGGGACTAAAATGCAGAAAGGCTTCTAATACTTTTGTATGTAGTAATGTAGGTGAGATGCTAGATTAAATTGGCAGGGAAAGAGAATTTGTGTTGCCTTTGGCTGAGAAACTTAATTGGGAAACCCTGTCTAAATATGTAATGCTTTTGTTGCTTGCCCATTACATTCTTAGCCAATTCTGAGATTTTTAAAGGCTAGCAAGGGGACTGATTTGGCGGTGACATCTTTTGCTTGGTAAAAACTGATATGTCCCGGGGAGTTCAGttaatatatattcagaagACTCGGAACTATTTACAAATACTAGAAAAGTCTTGTTTGTATtcattaagaaaatattattaaactagTAATTGTTTTAGTTAATATGCCAGAAAGTTGCATGGTATCTTAAtgcttagagcatcttcaagagactcttaaatgatctcttaaattgaaatttgaggagGGACAAAGAATTTGTTACTCCAAGAGATTCTTAGTAGTTTCAAATTATTAAGAGTCTCTTggttctctcttctctctccaaGAGTCATTACATAGCTCGCAACTTATTTTTTACGGTAAACTATTCATTCCCTTCAATTGCATTCAAAATTTTGTCATATATAAGtccaaacaaaaataaaatatgaacttaagagcaagtataaagaggcTTGTTGGAGATGAGGTTCTTAAAtttgtattaatttattaagagtctaatattatatttatgagtTAACTAAGAGACTATCGGATGCTCGCAAGTGATTGTTATACATGTTAAGAAGAACTCCACTGCGGAAAATCGTGCACTAAAATAACAAGAAAAAAGAAGAGGTGTACTGTGAACATATATACTCATGCTACTGCTGGGCGTTGGGGAAAAAAGGATTAGGCACCACCGCATCAGTAGTGTCTAGTACTCCCTCAGTCCCTTTTTATATGTcccttttagaaaaaaaaaaattgtctcaaattacttgtccacttattttttcaaaacaactttttgtatgttttttcaaaaagtaacaacttccaatgtttaactaacctatatatacatacaattctatctaattcattacatttattaggaatatgtatgaaaataagatatccaactaactttttcttaagatgcgttattttttcaaaagggacaagtaaaaggggacggagggagtatgattcATTCAAGTCTGGTATTGTACAGTAGAGTAGTTGATTTCTGAGCATAAAAGAATTGACCTTTCAAACTTCACCAACCCCGCTGAAAGCGATGCAAAGCAAATCATTTCCCCACACCAAGAATGAcaattatcatcatcattattatttattcacTCTCATAGTCTCATTCCCCGACTCCCGAATTATAGAACATGAGTATCCATACCACTTTCTCATTTAATCCGATTTTGCTGGTCTGCCTATCTTTCGTTTTTGCACGGGATGACTTGTTGTTGTGACAGGAAagggaaatatttattttaacggtttttctatggtgtgcccaagggcacacactaagcactaatttttatgagtttggtgcatttttattggtcatgtaatcataaatatggatggccCCCCTGTATTTAcaccaactccaccaatcaaaatccactaaactcatcaaatttagtgcttaatgtgtgcccttgggcacacactagaaagacccttaTTTTAACAATAAGCAAAAGAACTTGTATCATGCATCATGTAGATGGATAATTTGCACTTGAGTAGACCTTTTAAACTTTTCATTATGATttgcaaattttaattttaggttTACTTAGCCTTCAAAGAGCATATAAAtccatttctattttttattttatcttgacCACTCCGTCAATTTGTTAGCTACTTCATAAAAGATTGATGAAGTAATTGACAAATTCATGACCATCAATCAAATTGACGACCATCAATCAAATTGACGGATAAATAAATAGTCGTTACATAAATTAAAGTTTATGAATTTGATGGAAAAATCATTTATtgtgatttataattatgttgtaaatataattttcaaaaaataataaacttattatttttatataataaatatcatgtAAATTAAGGAATTACGGATTGAGCGCGTTCGAGGAGATCGCTCTAAAGAAATCAGATCATTTTGAATAGAATTTACATTAGTACAATTTAGTTTTGGTTATTACGTCTCATATCAGACCAGATTAGGTGAGTTTCATTCGTTGACAAATCTACTCCTACATAACGTACAGAACAATTGGAGAACTGATCACATCTTACCAACTCTTTCTGATCATCTTCGATTATGtacattctaattaaaaataattataatatgttataaataaaaaatatatagaaattatataaaaaaattcaatttcaatATTACAATCCCTTTATCTATATTTATAGCCAACTTCCTCATATtaactatatttgtcaaatctgtaaaaaaatttcatgccatttatttttattattaaaatgataccgttttaaaatataaccaaccaatataagTAACATCAAGGAAGcacaatattaataacattttttttttttttgaaatatactcCCCCGTCCCCGTGATTGTTTATGTTTagtgtttgcacgcattttgggGCTCTTATAAAGCATagtttcataattattttttttaaatttcctgcttttgaataaaagtttaaacatcaaattttattcagagaattttttttttaaagatatattatgAAGAGTATTGAAAAGTGTGCCAAAaggtaacgtaaagaaatgaaggAGACATAAGAAGTAATTAACAAATATAATCCATGTCATCGAAACACAATATATTAGCGGTTCTAATTTTAGTCAGCTTAGATGCTCTAATATTGATATCAAATTAGGTATGATTTAATTGCTGTTAAACATCATTGTTGTGATACCATATATTGTCTTGTCCCAAAAATAAAATCCAATGCACTTCCAAACAAAGGAAAGCATCACACGAACCAACCAAATAGACTCAATACAACAGTTGTATCATTTCAAAATATCATGTCTTTTGTTAAAACTTCACCATCAGAAACAACCACCACACCAGAACATCAAATTATTGTATTTTTCAACTCATGAGCCATGAATAAACAACACAAATAGACTTAAttcatcaaattaaatatatggaAAAAACTGCATTCACCACAAGTGCCATGATGTTTTTGAGATCATTATCTGCATCTTGTGTCTGGACTGATCTTATTCTTCTTGATCAAGTTTGCTGCCCGAAACATCTACAACAAACCGATATCTGACGTCGTTTTTCTCCAATCTCTCAAAGGCTTTGTTTATGTAATCCATCTTCACTACTTCAATTGATGAAGTTATCTCCTTCTCATTGCAGAAAGCAAGCATTTCTTCTGTTTCTTTGATGCTCCCTATGAAGCTCCCTGTTATGGCCTTCCTCCCTACACAAAATTTCccaaaaaaatattactaacAAATGATATTTTACGACATTTGGTCAAGTCAGTCATAGTTCACCACAACAATTCTGTAACAGAACGGACTTGGTTATCATGTCAAATTCAACTCCGCTCTGGTGAGCGAAAATATGTATCGACTTACCAAGCATAACCATGGGGGAGATAAACTGCAAAGGAGTATTGATAACCCCCATCAAGATCAACTTCCCATCAAGTTTCAACAAGGAGAGGTAAGGTTCGAGTGGGTGATTAACAGGCACGGTGTCAATGATATAATCAAGCGAATCAGCAGCTTCTTGCATCTGAGTAGTATCCGAGCTGACAAGGTATGCATCTGCACCAAGATGATCCATTGCCTCCTCTTTCTTCTTGTCAGACGAGCTTATGACAGTCACATGATGTCCCATGGCTTTCGCTAACTTCACCCCCATGTGTCCGACCCCTCCAAGCCCTAAAATCCCCCCTTTAAGTCCAGCAATCTTACTTAAACCAAAGTGAGTCAGAGGACTGTAAACTGTCACCCCTGCACATAACAGAGGTGCTGCCTGTTCCGGTGCCATTCCATCTGGAATTTTCACTGCAAACCTATCGGAAAGAAGTACACATCAATTAGATTCAATAAAATGTAAGATCAAATATTTCTTCAATCTGAGATAATGTGAAGCATGAGCTAATCAAAATGAATAATTACTTTTGATCGACAACCATGGAGCTGGAGAAGCCTCCTTGGGTGGGCTTGCCATCGGTGTAGACATCGTTGTAGGACCAGATCTTCTTGTTGCAGTACTGCTCAACATCAGCGTTGCACGGCCTGCAGTTTTTACAACATCCAACTATCGTGCCAACTCCAACACAATCTCCTACCTTGAACCTTGTTACATCTGTCCCAATCTCCACCACCTCACCAACCACTTCATGCCTTTACAACAAGAAGAACATATTAAAGCACAATCAATGTGAACCAGGAACCCAGAATTAAATGCACAGAATCTTACTACTTAGTACTACTCATCTGCTTATATCagaggaattaatttaatatcccATCTATCCAATAATTGACAATCTAGTCATATTCTTTGTCGAACTTCCACCAGCTATTAAATAATTGTACTATAAAAAGCTAATcctatataaaatcaaaaacccagTCTCTCTTTATAAGAAACTTTAATCTTTAAATTGGTGAGTTTTTCTATAAAGGAAAACTATTTATACTAGTTCAGC
This genomic window contains:
- the LOC108225780 gene encoding uncharacterized protein LOC108225780; the protein is MLPTVSKGRTPSQNYRANPVFPQYLRRIIKWQQMDIEYTFWQMFHLCTSPKVVYQHTKYHKQTKNQWARDDPAFVVICSLLLAVSTMAYCAAYDHSAGHAVFVVISVLLFHFLVTGALLATCGWFLTNTYLREEAPNSHVVEQRVEWLYAFDVHCNSFFPMFVVLYVIHYFLSPLLVAHGFIPVLLSNLLLMVAASYYHYLNFLGYDVLPFLEKTTFFLYPIGFVIILSPILILSGFNPSRYFMNIYFSRWL
- the LOC108225755 gene encoding probable cinnamyl alcohol dehydrogenase 1; translation: MGSLEVERKTIGWAARDPSGVLSPYTYTLRDTAPEDIFIKITCCGICHTDIHQIKNDLGASNYPMVPGHEVVGEVVEIGTDVTRFKVGDCVGVGTIVGCCKNCRPCNADVEQYCNKKIWSYNDVYTDGKPTQGGFSSSMVVDQKFAVKIPDGMAPEQAAPLLCAGVTVYSPLTHFGLSKIAGLKGGILGLGGVGHMGVKLAKAMGHHVTVISSSDKKKEEAMDHLGADAYLVSSDTTQMQEAADSLDYIIDTVPVNHPLEPYLSLLKLDGKLILMGVINTPLQFISPMVMLGRKAITGSFIGSIKETEEMLAFCNEKEITSSIEVVKMDYINKAFERLEKNDVRYRFVVDVSGSKLDQEE